Proteins from a genomic interval of Clostridium cochlearium:
- a CDS encoding propanediol/glycerol family dehydratase large subunit, whose translation MKKSKRFEVLRNREINKDGFVKDWPEVGLVAIGSPNDPKPSIKIENGIIVEMDGKKREDFDFIDIFIADHAINVEKAEEAMSIPSLEISRMLVDINVERAKLVEITTALTPAKIVEVVDNLNVVEMMMAVQKMRARRTPSNQCHVTNVKDNPIQIAADAAEAALRGFDEMETTVGIVRYAPFNALGILVGAQTGRGGVLTQCALEEATELKLGMLGYTSYAETISVYGTENVFVDGDDTPWSKAFLASAYASRGLKMRFTSGTGAEVQMGYAEGKSMLYLEVRCIMIAKGAGVQGLQNGSISCIGVPGAVAGGIRAVLGENLVTTMLDLEVASGNDQTFTHSPIRKTARTMMQFLPGTDFIFSGYSSVPNYDNMFAGSNFDAEDFDDYLILQRDLKVDGGLKPITEEEAIRVRNKAARAMQAVFRELALPTITDEEVEAATYAHGSKDMPNRNVVEDLKAAQELLQRGITGLDIVKALYKSGFEDIANNVLNMLKQRVAGDYLHTSSIIDKDFNVITAVNDMNDYMGPGTGYRAEGKRWEEIKNINQALDPETI comes from the coding sequence ATGAAGAAGTCTAAAAGATTTGAGGTCTTAAGAAATAGAGAAATAAATAAGGACGGATTTGTTAAGGATTGGCCAGAAGTTGGACTTGTTGCTATAGGAAGTCCAAATGATCCGAAGCCTAGTATAAAGATAGAAAATGGCATCATTGTAGAAATGGATGGAAAGAAAAGAGAGGATTTTGATTTTATAGATATATTTATAGCTGATCATGCTATAAATGTAGAAAAAGCGGAAGAAGCTATGAGTATACCTTCTCTTGAAATTTCTAGAATGCTAGTAGATATAAATGTAGAAAGAGCAAAACTTGTTGAGATAACTACGGCGTTAACTCCAGCTAAAATAGTAGAAGTAGTAGATAATCTAAATGTAGTTGAAATGATGATGGCAGTGCAAAAAATGAGAGCTAGAAGAACACCATCTAATCAATGTCACGTTACAAATGTAAAAGATAATCCAATTCAAATAGCGGCAGATGCGGCAGAAGCTGCTCTTAGAGGTTTTGATGAAATGGAAACTACTGTTGGTATAGTAAGATATGCACCCTTTAATGCTTTAGGAATTTTAGTAGGAGCTCAAACTGGAAGAGGAGGAGTTTTGACTCAATGCGCTCTTGAAGAAGCTACAGAATTAAAACTTGGAATGTTAGGTTATACATCCTATGCTGAAACTATATCCGTATATGGAACAGAAAATGTTTTTGTTGATGGAGACGATACACCATGGTCTAAGGCATTTTTAGCATCAGCCTATGCATCAAGAGGTCTTAAAATGAGATTTACTTCCGGTACAGGTGCAGAAGTTCAAATGGGATATGCTGAAGGAAAATCCATGTTATATTTGGAAGTAAGATGTATCATGATTGCTAAGGGGGCAGGGGTTCAAGGACTTCAAAATGGTTCAATTAGCTGTATTGGAGTTCCAGGAGCCGTAGCAGGTGGAATTAGAGCAGTATTAGGGGAAAATTTAGTTACTACTATGCTTGATTTAGAAGTAGCTTCTGGTAACGATCAAACCTTTACTCACTCACCAATAAGAAAAACTGCTAGAACAATGATGCAGTTTTTACCAGGAACAGATTTCATATTTTCAGGTTATAGTTCAGTCCCAAACTATGATAATATGTTTGCGGGTTCAAACTTTGATGCAGAAGATTTTGATGATTATTTAATACTACAAAGGGATTTAAAAGTAGATGGAGGCTTAAAACCAATTACAGAAGAGGAAGCTATAAGGGTGAGAAATAAAGCAGCAAGAGCAATGCAAGCAGTATTTAGGGAATTAGCACTTCCAACAATAACTGATGAAGAAGTGGAAGCTGCAACTTATGCTCATGGAAGTAAAGATATGCCAAATAGAAATGTAGTAGAGGATTTAAAAGCAGCACAAGAGTTATTACAAAGAGGTATTACAGGATTAGACATAGTTAAAGCACTTTATAAATCTGGATTTGAAGACATAGCAAACAATGTATTAAATATGTTAAAGCAAAGAGTGGCAGGGGACTATTTACACACTTCATCTATAATTGATAAAGACTTTAATGTTATAACAGCTGTAAATGATATGAATGATTATATGGGTCCTGGAACTGGATATAGAGCAGAAGGAAAGAGATGGGAAGAAATTAAAAATATAAATCAAGCCCTAGATCCAGAAACTATATAA
- the gltX gene encoding glutamate--tRNA ligase, with translation MDGNKIRTRFAPSPTGYMHVGNLRTALYAYLIAKHEDGDFLLRIEDTDQEREVEGALDIIYNTLKMTGLQHDEGPDVGGPVGPYVQSERKNIYIEYAKKLIEKGEAYYCFCKKERLDMLRENSESLGRPYKYDKHCSHLSKEEVEENLKAGIPYVIRQNNPTTGTTYFEDEIFGKITVDNSELDDMILIKSDGFPTYNFANVVDDHLMGITHVVRGSEYLSSSPKYNRLYDAFGWDIPKYIHCPPIMKDAHHKLSKRNGDASFEDLLEKGYLKDAILNYIALLGWNPGTTEEIFSLEDLVEKFDYKSINKAPAIFDNKKLKWMNGEYIRMFSLEEFHKLALPYYKGVITKDLDLLKISELLHTRTELLSEIPEQIDFFDELPEYSCDLYIHKKMKTNLENSLESLEKSLPVLEAIDNWNTETIHDEIMALIKELGVKNGIVLWPIRTAVSGKKFTPGGAFEIAEILGKEETLKRIKIGIEKLKKELN, from the coding sequence ATGGATGGAAACAAAATAAGAACAAGGTTTGCTCCAAGTCCAACTGGTTATATGCATGTTGGGAACTTGAGAACTGCTCTTTACGCTTATTTAATAGCTAAACATGAAGATGGAGATTTTTTATTGAGAATCGAGGATACAGATCAAGAAAGAGAAGTAGAAGGTGCTTTAGATATTATCTATAATACCTTAAAAATGACAGGCCTTCAGCATGATGAAGGACCTGATGTTGGTGGTCCAGTAGGTCCTTATGTACAAAGTGAAAGAAAAAATATTTATATAGAATATGCAAAAAAATTAATTGAAAAAGGTGAAGCTTATTACTGTTTTTGTAAAAAAGAAAGACTTGATATGTTAAGGGAAAACTCAGAAAGCTTAGGCAGACCGTACAAATATGACAAACACTGCTCTCATCTATCCAAAGAAGAAGTAGAAGAAAATTTAAAAGCAGGTATTCCTTATGTTATTAGACAAAACAACCCTACTACAGGAACTACTTACTTTGAAGATGAAATCTTTGGTAAAATAACTGTGGATAATTCTGAATTGGATGATATGATTTTAATAAAATCTGATGGATTTCCAACATATAATTTTGCCAATGTAGTTGACGATCATCTTATGGGAATAACTCACGTTGTAAGGGGATCTGAATATTTATCTTCTTCTCCTAAGTACAATAGATTATATGATGCTTTTGGATGGGATATACCTAAATACATTCATTGTCCTCCAATAATGAAGGATGCTCATCACAAATTAAGTAAAAGAAATGGTGATGCCTCTTTTGAAGATCTTTTAGAAAAAGGATATTTAAAAGATGCTATATTAAACTACATAGCATTACTTGGATGGAATCCTGGTACTACCGAAGAAATATTCTCTTTAGAAGATTTAGTTGAAAAATTTGATTATAAAAGTATAAATAAAGCACCTGCCATATTTGATAATAAGAAACTTAAATGGATGAATGGTGAATATATAAGAATGTTCTCTTTAGAAGAGTTCCATAAATTAGCTCTTCCATATTATAAGGGAGTTATTACTAAAGACCTTGATCTTTTAAAAATAAGTGAATTACTTCATACTAGAACAGAACTTTTATCAGAAATTCCAGAGCAAATAGACTTTTTTGATGAATTACCAGAATACTCTTGTGACCTATATATTCATAAGAAAATGAAAACTAATTTGGAAAACTCTTTAGAGAGCTTAGAGAAATCTCTTCCTGTTTTAGAAGCTATAGATAATTGGAATACTGAAACTATTCACGATGAAATAATGGCATTAATTAAAGAACTAGGAGTTAAAAACGGTATAGTTCTATGGCCTATTAGAACAGCTGTATCTGGAAAGAAATTTACTCCTGGTGGAGCCTTTGAAATAGCTGAAATATTAGGTAAAGAAGAAACTCTAAAGAGAATCAAAATAGGTATAGAAAAATTAAAAAAAGAATTAAATTAA
- a CDS encoding FAD-binding oxidoreductase, whose translation MKVNESYKKIENKDIEYLKSILGKDRVFVGKEINEDFSHDELGGIEKKPDVLVEVITTEEVSKIMKYAYENNIPVVPRGSGTGLVGASVPIYGGIMINLTKMNKILELDEENLTLTVEPGVLLMEIADYVEDKDFFYPPDPGEKSATIGGNINTNAGGMRAVKYGVTRDYIRGLEVVLPDGTIMNLGGKIVKNSSGYSLKDFICGSEGTLAIVTKAILKLLPLPKQSISLLIPFKDLDKAIETVPKIIKSKSIPTSIEFMERDVILASEEFLGKKFPDNSSDAYLLLTFDGNSKEEIEKYYDKVAQIAIENGALDVLIADTDERKESIWNARGAFLEAIKASTTEMDECDVCVPRNKVAEFIKYTYELQDKFNIKIKNFGHAGDGNLHVYVLRDDLNEEQWKKKLNDVFQCMYDKAYELKGTVSGEHGIGYAKKEFLFESIGEEQKELMKRIKLAFDPKNILNPGKLCQ comes from the coding sequence ATGAAGGTAAATGAGAGTTATAAAAAGATAGAGAATAAAGATATAGAATATTTAAAATCCATTTTAGGAAAAGATAGAGTTTTTGTAGGAAAAGAAATTAATGAAGATTTTAGCCATGATGAATTAGGTGGAATAGAGAAAAAGCCAGATGTATTGGTAGAAGTTATTACAACAGAAGAAGTATCCAAAATAATGAAGTATGCCTATGAAAACAATATACCTGTAGTACCAAGAGGATCAGGCACAGGATTAGTAGGAGCATCAGTCCCAATTTATGGTGGAATAATGATAAATTTAACTAAAATGAATAAAATATTAGAATTAGATGAAGAGAATTTAACTTTAACTGTAGAACCAGGTGTATTATTAATGGAAATAGCTGATTACGTTGAAGATAAGGACTTCTTTTATCCACCAGATCCAGGTGAAAAATCTGCTACTATAGGAGGAAATATTAATACCAATGCAGGAGGTATGAGAGCTGTAAAATATGGTGTGACTAGAGATTATATAAGGGGATTAGAAGTAGTTTTACCAGATGGAACTATTATGAATTTAGGTGGTAAAATTGTAAAAAATAGTTCTGGATACAGTTTGAAAGATTTCATATGTGGATCAGAAGGTACTTTGGCTATAGTTACGAAAGCTATATTAAAATTACTTCCACTTCCTAAACAATCTATAAGTCTTTTAATACCTTTTAAGGATTTAGATAAAGCTATAGAAACAGTACCTAAAATTATAAAATCAAAATCTATACCAACCTCTATAGAATTTATGGAAAGAGATGTTATATTAGCATCAGAAGAATTTTTAGGTAAAAAATTTCCAGACAATTCATCAGATGCATATTTATTATTAACCTTTGATGGAAATAGTAAAGAAGAAATAGAAAAATATTATGATAAAGTGGCTCAAATAGCTATAGAAAATGGAGCATTAGATGTTTTAATTGCAGATACCGATGAAAGAAAAGAATCTATATGGAATGCAAGGGGGGCCTTTTTAGAAGCTATAAAAGCATCTACTACGGAAATGGACGAATGTGATGTATGTGTACCAAGAAACAAGGTTGCTGAGTTCATAAAATATACTTATGAGTTACAAGATAAATTTAATATAAAGATTAAAAACTTTGGACATGCAGGAGATGGAAATCTTCATGTATATGTGTTAAGAGATGATTTAAATGAAGAACAGTGGAAAAAGAAGTTAAACGATGTATTTCAATGTATGTATGATAAAGCCTATGAGTTAAAGGGTACTGTATCAGGAGAACACGGTATAGGATACGCTAAAAAAGAGTTTTTATTTGAATCAATAGGAGAAGAACAAAAGGAACTTATGAAGAGAATTAAATTAGCATTTGATCCTAAAAATATTTTAAATCCAGGAAAATTATGTCAATAG
- the pduB gene encoding propanediol utilization microcompartment protein PduB — protein sequence MDKNIIEKVLEEVQKRLGEQSSNLDLESKINEILNDKNINKMQAEKKEVDVMENLSSVTGITEYIGNAEGDTVGLVIANVDSALHERMGLDAKYRSIGIIGARTGAGPQILAADEAVKATNTEVVTIELPRDTKGGAGHGSLIIFASEDVSDARRAVEVALKELDRTFGDVYGCDAGHLELQYTARASYAVNKAFGAPIGKAFGLIVGAPAAIGVVMADTALKTANVEAVAYSTPNSGTSYSNEVILAITGDSGAVRQSVIAAREKGLNILKAMGQDPQSTTKPYI from the coding sequence ATGGATAAAAATATTATTGAAAAAGTTCTAGAGGAAGTTCAAAAAAGACTAGGAGAACAATCAAGTAATTTAGATTTAGAAAGCAAAATCAATGAAATATTAAATGATAAAAATATAAATAAAATGCAAGCTGAAAAAAAGGAGGTAGATGTAATGGAAAACCTATCAAGTGTTACGGGCATAACAGAATATATTGGAAATGCTGAAGGAGATACAGTGGGATTAGTTATTGCTAATGTAGATAGTGCTCTTCATGAAAGAATGGGATTAGATGCTAAATATAGATCCATAGGAATAATTGGAGCAAGAACAGGAGCAGGACCTCAAATATTAGCTGCTGATGAAGCGGTTAAAGCAACTAATACTGAGGTTGTAACAATAGAATTACCAAGAGATACAAAAGGTGGAGCAGGACATGGTTCTTTGATTATATTTGCATCAGAAGATGTATCAGATGCTAGAAGAGCTGTAGAAGTAGCATTAAAAGAATTGGATAGAACTTTTGGAGATGTATATGGATGTGATGCAGGGCATTTAGAGCTTCAATATACAGCAAGAGCAAGTTATGCAGTAAATAAAGCTTTTGGAGCGCCCATAGGAAAAGCTTTTGGATTAATAGTAGGGGCACCAGCAGCTATTGGAGTAGTTATGGCAGATACAGCATTAAAAACTGCTAATGTAGAGGCAGTGGCTTATTCAACTCCTAATTCGGGAACATCATATTCAAATGAAGTTATATTAGCTATAACTGGTGATTCAGGAGCAGTAAGACAATCTGTTATAGCTGCAAGAGAGAAAGGGTTAAATATATTAAAGGCAATGGGACAAGATCCTCAGTCTACAACTAAACCATATATTTAA
- a CDS encoding MBL fold metallo-hydrolase RNA specificity domain-containing protein, producing MKIEFFGAAGCVTGSCHLVKIRDKNILLDCGLYQGKDEKERGNETFNFNPKEIDYVILSHAHIDHSGRIPLLYKQGFKGRVICTEGTKDLCSIMLLDSGHIQEMEAEWISRKRMRLGLQPVEALYTSKIAELSLYLFDGYPYNQWIEIFDGLKVRFKDAGHLLGSSIIELLINEDGKDTKLVYSGDLGNKGKPIIKDPTIIEEADYLILETTYGDRLHENLDTDLRELVDIIKMTFKRGGNVVIPSFAVGRTQEVVYALNKYVENNLLKNINVYVDSPLAYESTEIFKKFTKYYDKEACNLLIAGDNPLDFEGLKFTKSPEESVQINKIKSGAIIISASGMCEAGRIKHHLKHNLWRKESSIVFVGYQAEGTLGRRILEGAKRVKIFGEEIAVNAKIYNLQGLSGHADKNGLFQWVEAMDRRPKAILLVHGDPESQLGFKELLDSKKYNSFIMKSGQSFTPGDENKEKSIIKENVFSLLESLNDVDNIDKDTLIDKIKEVIKNTNI from the coding sequence ATGAAAATAGAATTTTTTGGTGCTGCTGGCTGTGTAACTGGTTCTTGCCATCTTGTAAAAATAAGGGATAAAAATATATTGTTAGACTGCGGTCTTTATCAAGGTAAAGATGAAAAAGAACGTGGCAATGAAACATTTAATTTTAACCCTAAAGAAATAGATTACGTTATATTATCCCATGCTCATATAGACCATAGTGGAAGAATTCCACTTTTATATAAGCAAGGATTTAAAGGAAGAGTTATATGTACAGAAGGTACAAAAGATCTTTGTTCTATAATGCTTTTAGATAGTGGTCATATTCAAGAAATGGAAGCTGAATGGATTAGTAGAAAAAGAATGCGATTAGGACTACAGCCTGTTGAAGCTTTATACACTTCAAAAATTGCAGAATTATCTTTATACTTATTTGACGGCTATCCATATAATCAGTGGATTGAAATATTTGACGGATTAAAAGTTCGTTTTAAAGATGCCGGTCACTTATTAGGTTCATCAATAATTGAATTATTAATAAATGAAGATGGAAAAGATACAAAACTTGTCTATTCTGGAGATTTAGGAAATAAAGGTAAACCCATAATTAAAGATCCAACCATAATAGAAGAAGCTGATTATTTAATATTAGAAACTACTTATGGAGATAGACTACATGAAAATTTAGATACGGATTTAAGAGAATTAGTGGATATAATAAAAATGACTTTTAAAAGAGGAGGTAATGTAGTTATTCCATCTTTTGCTGTTGGAAGAACTCAGGAAGTTGTATATGCACTTAATAAATATGTAGAAAATAATTTATTAAAAAACATAAATGTATATGTAGATAGCCCTCTAGCCTATGAATCAACAGAGATCTTTAAAAAATTTACTAAATATTATGATAAGGAAGCATGTAATTTATTAATAGCTGGAGATAATCCTTTAGATTTTGAAGGTTTAAAATTTACAAAATCCCCCGAAGAATCTGTTCAAATTAATAAAATTAAAAGTGGTGCTATAATTATATCTGCTAGTGGAATGTGTGAAGCTGGTAGAATTAAACATCATCTTAAGCATAATTTATGGAGAAAAGAATCTTCTATTGTGTTTGTTGGATATCAAGCAGAAGGAACTTTAGGAAGAAGAATATTAGAAGGTGCTAAGAGAGTTAAAATCTTTGGAGAAGAAATAGCTGTAAATGCTAAAATTTATAACTTACAAGGTTTATCAGGTCATGCTGATAAAAATGGACTTTTTCAGTGGGTGGAAGCAATGGATAGAAGACCTAAAGCCATATTATTAGTTCATGGAGATCCTGAAAGTCAACTTGGATTTAAGGAACTATTGGATTCTAAAAAATATAATTCATTTATAATGAAATCTGGGCAAAGCTTTACACCTGGTGATGAAAATAAAGAAAAAAGCATCATAAAAGAAAATGTATTTAGCTTATTAGAGTCTTTAAATGATGTTGATAATATAGATAAAGATACTCTTATAGATAAAATAAAAGAAGTTATTAAAAATACTAATATTTAA
- a CDS encoding sensor histidine kinase — protein MWAVIVEELNNKKHMNLDKLSRDINIPKDKLEHALEKTSVWKYEDIIETADFLFLFSNFIAKIGVSNINSHKLLEQTKEKAKLEKLLKNTKIKALQSQINPHFLFNTLNTVARMALLENAPKTEQLIYALSDILRYSIKNSEDMVPLKTEINNIRKYLYIQHERFGNRINYDIQVDTNILNCKIPVMTLQPLVENSIIHGLEGKKEGGYVLIKGRSLME, from the coding sequence ATGTGGGCAGTTATAGTAGAAGAATTAAATAATAAGAAACACATGAACTTGGATAAGCTTTCTAGAGATATTAATATTCCAAAAGATAAATTAGAACATGCCTTAGAAAAAACTTCCGTTTGGAAATATGAAGATATAATTGAAACTGCTGATTTCCTATTTTTATTTTCAAATTTTATAGCTAAAATAGGAGTATCTAATATAAATTCACATAAATTATTAGAACAAACTAAGGAAAAGGCCAAATTAGAAAAACTTCTTAAAAATACTAAAATAAAGGCCCTTCAATCACAAATTAATCCTCACTTTTTATTTAACACTTTAAATACAGTTGCAAGAATGGCTCTTTTAGAAAATGCCCCTAAAACTGAGCAGCTTATATATGCCCTATCAGATATTCTAAGGTATAGCATTAAAAACTCTGAAGATATGGTCCCCTTAAAAACTGAAATAAACAATATAAGAAAATATTTATATATACAACATGAAAGGTTTGGGAATAGAATTAATTATGATATACAAGTAGATACCAATATTTTAAATTGTAAAATTCCAGTAATGACCCTTCAACCCTTAGTTGAAAATTCAATTATACATGGTTTAGAAGGTAAAAAAGAAGGTGGATATGTTCTGATAAAAGGAAGATCCTTAATGGAATGA
- a CDS encoding response regulator transcription factor: MLKLLIAEDEILERKALRFIIEKNLNDKITIVGEASDGSNALNLAKKTSPEIILMDIKMPEMNGLECQKIISKILPNSKTIILTAYDNFKFAQNAIKVHAFDYLLKPAEPRELVDSINNVIDYINNKSKKDIIEDKFHIKNNDIIDKAINFININYNKDINLDMVSSHVHLNPQYFSRYFKSKVGINFVDYLSKVRIDNAKKLLINSNENIKWISFKVGYIDPAYFSKVFLKLEGVSPNTFRFYNKNDII, encoded by the coding sequence ATGTTAAAACTTCTAATTGCTGAAGATGAAATCTTGGAACGGAAGGCTCTTAGATTTATTATTGAAAAAAACTTAAATGATAAAATAACTATAGTTGGAGAAGCTTCTGATGGAAGTAATGCGTTAAATTTAGCAAAAAAAACAAGCCCTGAAATAATATTAATGGATATTAAAATGCCTGAAATGAATGGACTAGAATGTCAAAAGATAATATCTAAAATTCTTCCAAATTCTAAAACTATAATCTTAACTGCTTATGATAATTTTAAATTTGCCCAAAATGCCATAAAAGTTCATGCTTTCGATTATTTGTTAAAACCTGCTGAACCTAGAGAACTTGTAGATTCCATAAATAATGTTATAGATTATATAAATAACAAATCTAAAAAAGATATTATTGAAGATAAGTTTCATATAAAAAATAATGATATTATTGACAAAGCCATAAATTTTATAAATATAAACTATAATAAAGATATTAATTTAGATATGGTATCCTCCCATGTTCATCTAAATCCTCAATACTTTAGTAGATATTTTAAATCTAAAGTTGGTATTAATTTTGTTGATTATTTATCTAAGGTTAGAATTGATAATGCAAAAAAGCTTTTAATTAACTCTAATGAAAATATTAAATGGATTTCATTTAAAGTAGGTTACATAGATCCTGCTTATTTTAGTAAAGTTTTTTTAAAATTAGAAGGGGTCTCCCCTAATACATTTAGATTTTATAATAAAAATGATATAATTTAG
- the eutM gene encoding ethanolamine utilization microcompartment protein EutM, with the protein MGQEALGMIETRGLVGAIEAADAMVKAANVDLIGYEKIGSGLVTVMVRGDVGAVKAATDAGAASAKRVGEVISIHVIPRPHTDVEKILPKTIQE; encoded by the coding sequence ATGGGACAAGAAGCTTTAGGAATGATAGAAACCAGAGGATTAGTAGGAGCAATTGAGGCAGCAGATGCTATGGTAAAAGCAGCAAATGTAGATTTAATAGGATATGAAAAAATAGGTTCTGGACTAGTAACAGTTATGGTTAGAGGAGATGTTGGAGCAGTAAAAGCTGCTACAGATGCAGGAGCTGCTTCAGCTAAAAGAGTAGGAGAAGTTATATCAATTCATGTAATACCAAGACCTCATACAGATGTAGAAAAAATTCTTCCAAAGACTATCCAAGAATAA
- a CDS encoding PocR ligand-binding domain-containing protein, with amino-acid sequence MPIFKHYDFEEIIDIEFLQSIQDKFANILGIPTTTVDEKGNPIVNSSKFSDFCTLIRSSEEGRRRCALCDAKGGFDAMRKGKPIIYFCHSGLTDLAAPIIVDNNYIGCMLCGQL; translated from the coding sequence ATGCCTATTTTTAAGCATTATGATTTTGAAGAAATAATAGATATTGAATTCTTACAAAGCATTCAGGATAAATTCGCAAATATTTTAGGAATACCTACAACTACTGTAGATGAAAAAGGAAACCCTATTGTAAACTCTAGTAAATTTTCAGATTTTTGCACTCTTATCAGAAGTAGTGAAGAAGGTAGAAGACGTTGTGCTCTATGCGATGCTAAAGGTGGATTTGATGCTATGAGGAAAGGAAAACCTATAATATATTTTTGTCACTCTGGATTAACTGATTTAGCTGCTCCAATTATAGTTGATAATAACTATATTGGTTGTATGTTATGTGGGCAGTTATAG
- a CDS encoding electron transfer flavoprotein subunit alpha, which produces MGKLYINQNMLNKKNIDELIKICPFNAIEEMEGKLSINAGCKMCKLCVKKGPKGVIEFIEESIEKIDKTKWKGITVYVDHTEGRIHPVTYELIGKAKELAAKINHPVYAVFIGYNIKDKAEEILYYGVDKVFVYDEKEFKDFRIEPYAVAFEDFINKVNPCAVLVGATTVGRSLAPRVAARFRTGLTADCTVLDMKENTDLVQIRPAFGGNIMAQIVTPNKRPQFCTVRYKIMNEAKKSEKKSGKIIKCEISKEKLKSNIEVLNTVKKEKEEDISEADVIVVAGRGVKTEKDMDMIKELADNLGAQIAGTRPLIEMGWVGPKKQIGLSGRTVKPKLIITCGVSGSVQFIAGMNSSEHIFAINEDPNASIFNVAHYGVVGDIYEVVPQIIKNIKNHKSIV; this is translated from the coding sequence ATGGGAAAACTGTATATAAATCAAAATATGTTAAATAAAAAAAATATAGATGAATTAATAAAGATCTGTCCCTTTAATGCTATAGAAGAAATGGAAGGAAAATTATCAATAAACGCAGGTTGCAAAATGTGTAAATTATGTGTAAAAAAAGGACCTAAAGGTGTTATTGAATTTATAGAAGAAAGCATAGAGAAAATAGACAAAACAAAATGGAAGGGGATTACAGTTTATGTAGATCACACAGAAGGAAGAATACATCCAGTAACTTATGAACTTATAGGTAAGGCAAAGGAACTTGCTGCTAAAATTAATCATCCAGTATATGCAGTATTTATAGGTTATAACATAAAAGATAAGGCAGAAGAAATACTTTACTATGGAGTAGATAAGGTATTTGTATATGATGAAAAAGAATTTAAAGATTTTAGAATAGAACCTTATGCAGTAGCTTTTGAAGATTTTATAAATAAAGTTAATCCCTGTGCTGTACTAGTGGGTGCAACTACTGTTGGAAGATCTCTTGCTCCAAGGGTAGCTGCAAGATTTAGGACAGGGCTTACAGCAGATTGTACAGTTTTAGATATGAAAGAAAATACGGATTTAGTACAAATAAGACCAGCTTTTGGTGGGAATATAATGGCGCAAATAGTAACTCCTAATAAAAGACCACAGTTTTGTACTGTAAGATATAAAATAATGAATGAAGCAAAGAAGAGCGAAAAGAAAAGTGGGAAAATTATAAAGTGTGAAATAAGTAAAGAAAAACTTAAATCAAATATAGAGGTTTTAAATACAGTAAAGAAAGAAAAAGAAGAAGATATTTCTGAAGCAGATGTTATAGTAGTAGCTGGAAGAGGAGTAAAAACAGAGAAGGATATGGACATGATAAAGGAATTAGCTGATAATTTAGGAGCACAAATTGCAGGAACTAGACCTTTAATTGAAATGGGATGGGTTGGACCTAAAAAACAAATAGGATTAAGCGGACGAACAGTAAAACCTAAATTAATAATAACTTGTGGAGTATCTGGTTCGGTACAATTTATTGCTGGAATGAATAGTTCAGAGCATATTTTTGCTATAAATGAAGATCCTAATGCCTCTATTTTTAATGTGGCTCATTATGGTGTAGTAGGGGATATTTATGAAGTAGTTCCCCAAATAATTAAAAATATAAAAAATCATAAAAGTATAGTATAA